The Mangifera indica cultivar Alphonso chromosome 8, CATAS_Mindica_2.1, whole genome shotgun sequence genome has a window encoding:
- the LOC123222962 gene encoding uncharacterized protein LOC123222962, which translates to MEINNNKILMREKLDFFGIIKETIKLPFRIPTFIIFFLTALFPFFCFFLLHEIIFQHNLIQALKFMSNDSPCYEFDLTSCYSRSTFHAIRELIGKISAKNLISFLSFLGLVHLVDLLNTIITVSTASEIYLKDENESTSLKGIIRKTINKWTAIWNMGLVISILEENKHGDVALGVSAYLSRGSRKRGLVLQFMFSGWSFGLRILCILFGWRNGGSKNVIEVIAAQVCVNCLWNVMKWVAFVIYFYDCKKRFLEKKFDGAEGKA; encoded by the exons ATGGagatcaacaataacaaaattctaatgAGAGAAAAGCTAGACTTCTTTGGAATAATCAAAGAAACCATCAAATTACCTTTCAGAATTCCCACcttcatcatcttttttctCACTgctctctttccttttttctgCTTCTTCCTTTTGCATGAGATAATTTTCCAGCACAACTTGATTCAAGCTCTCAAATTCATGTCCAACGATTCTCCTTGCTACGAATTTGATTTAACGTCGTGCTATTCCAGGTCAACCTTTCATGCCATCCGAGAATTGATTGGAAAAATTTCAGcaaaaaatctcatttcatttctctcgTTCTTGGGTCTTGTTCATCTTGTCGACCTACTTAACACCATCATCACAGTTTCTACAGCTTCAGAGATTTACTTAAAAGATGAGAATGAATCAACGAGTTTGAAGGGCATAATCAGGAAAACGATAAACAAG TGGACTGCGATATGGAATATGGGGCTGGTAATTTCGATCCTGGAGGAGAATAAACACGGCGATGTGGCGCTTGGAGTCTCTGCATATCTGAGTAGAGGCAGCAGAAAGCGAGGACTTGTGCTACAGTTTATGTTCTCGGGTTGGAGTTTTGGGTTAAGAATATTGTGTATCTTGTTTGGGTGGCGAAATGGAGGAAGCAAAAATGTGATTGAAGTCATTGCTGCACAAGTCTGTGTGAATTGTCTGTGGAATGTGATGAAGTGGGTGGCTTTTGTGATCTATTTCTATGACTGTAAAAAGAGATTTCTTGAGAAAAAATTTGATGGGGCTGAGGGAAAAGCCTGA
- the LOC123223611 gene encoding potassium transporter 8-like isoform X2, whose protein sequence is MGFLHLQFLLLGIVFVLVLCAVFSAVSGLELSMSKEQHQYVEVPVACAILVFLFALQHYGTHRVGFLFAPVVITWLLCISAIGVYNIFYWNPHVYEALSPHYMYKFLKKTQKGGWMSLGGILLCITGSEAMFADLGHFSQLSIKIAFTFVVYPSLILAYMGQAAYLSKHHSIKSYYWIGFYVSVPEKIRWPVLAIAILAAVVGSQAIITGTFSIIKQCSALGCFPKVRIIHTSSKIHGQIYIPEINWTLMFLCLAVTVGFRDTKHMGNASGLAVITVMLVTTCLMSLVIVLCWHKSIFLAVCFIFFFGSIEALYFSASLIKFLEGAWVPVALSLIFLIVMYIWHYGTLKKYEFDVQNKVSINWLLSLGPSLGIVRVRGIGLIHTELVSGIPAIFSHFVTNLPAFHQVVVFLCIKSVPVPHVRPDERFLVGRVGPKEYRLYRCIARYGYRDVQKDDLEFEKDLICSIAEFIRSERRESNLGIEYLETEEKMTVVGTTSSNLDSVKMCEDDDDVSEIVGCSEMRELKHTEKATKRVTFLVPECPQIDLGAQEELQELMDAREAGMAFILGHCYVKAKSGSSLMKKLVINLGYDFLRRNSRGPTYALGIPRASTLEVGMIYLV, encoded by the exons ATGGGGTTCTTACACCTGCAATTTCTG TTGCTGGGAATTGTTTTTGTTCTGGTTCTATGTGCAGTTTTCTCTGCTGTATCCGGCTTGGAACTTTCCATGTCAAAGGAACAACACCAAT ATGTTGAAGTCCCTGTTGCTTGTGCAATACTGGTGTTTCTGTTTGCCCTTCAACATTATGGGACTCATCGAGTGGGATTTTTATTTGCCCCTGTTGTGATTACATGGCTTCTATGCATCAGTGCAATCGGTGTCTACAACATTTTCTACTGGAATCCCCATGTATACGAGGCACTCTCCCCAcattatatgtacaaattttTGAAGAAGACTCAGAAGGGAGGTTGGATGTCCTTGGGTGGGATTCTGTTGTGTATAACAG gTTCAGAAGCTATGTTTGCTGATCTTGGGCACTTCTCACAGTTGTCAATTAAG ATTGCTTTCACGTTTGTGGTTTACCCATCTTTAATCTTAGCATATATGGGCCAAGCAGCTTATCTTTCCAAGCATCATTCTATTAAGAGTTATTACTGGATCGGATTCTATGTATCTGTACCTG agAAAATAAGATGGCCTGTTCTGGCTATAGCCATTCTTGCAGCAGTTGTGGGAAGTCAAGCCATCATCACTGGAACTTTCTCAATAATCAAGCAATGCTCCGCTTTGGGTTGTTTCCCCAAGGTCAGAATTATCCACACATCTTCCAAAATACATGGCCAGATTTACATTCCGGAGATCAACTGGACTTTAATGTTTTTATGCTTGGCTGTTACTGTTGGTTTTAGAGACACAAAACACATGGGGAATGCATCAG GTTTGGCTGTTATAACTGTAATGCTGGTGACCACCTGCCTGATGTCTCTAGTTATTGTTCTATGCTGGCACAAAAGTATCTTCCTGGCTGTCTGCTTTATATTCTTCTTTGGCTCCATCGAAGCACTCTACTTCTCAGCATCTCTCATTAAGTTCCTCGAAGGGGCTTGGGTTCCCGTTGCCCTCTCATTGATCTTCTTAATTGTTATGTACATTTGGCACTATGGAACACTCAAGAAATATGAATTCGATGTTCAAAATAAGGTCTCCATCAACTGGCTTCTGAGTTTAGGTCCTAGTCTTGGAATTGTTAGGGTTCGAGGGATTGGCCTTATACACACTGAGTTAGTTTCTGGAATCCCAGCTATTTTCTCTCACTTTGTCACTAACCTTCCAGCTTTCCACCAGGTTGTAGTCTTTCTCTGCATCAAATCAGTTCCGGTGCCGCATGTCAGACCTGATGAAAGGTTCTTAGTGGGAAGAGTTGGTCCAAAGGAGTACCGGCTGTATAGATGCATAGCACGATATGGGTACCGTGATGTCCAGAAGGATGACTTGGAGTTTGAGAAGGACCTTATTTGTAGCATTGCAGAATTTATTCGGTCAGAGAGGCGAGAAAGCAATCTAGGAATAGAATATCTGGAAACTGAAGAAAAAATGACTGTTGTTGGGACTACTTCCTCAAATTTAGACAGTGTAAAAATGTGTGAAGATGATGACGATGTTTCTGAAATTGTAGGCTGTTCCGAGATGAGGGAGCTAAAACACACTGAGAAAGCAACAAAAAGAGTAACGTTTCTCGTGCCAGAGTGTCCACAAATTGATCTGGGCGCACAAGAGGAGCTGCAGGAACTGATGGACGCGAGGGAGGCAGGAATGGCATTCATACTAGGACATTGCTATGTTAAAGCAAAGTCAGGATCAAGTCTGATGAAGAAACTTGTGATAAATTTGGGGTATGATTTCCTGAGAAGAAACTCCCGGGGACCGACTTATGCTCTAGGAATTCCCCGGGCATCGACTCTCGAGGTTGGGATGATTTACCTTGTTTAA
- the LOC123223611 gene encoding potassium transporter 8-like isoform X1, with amino-acid sequence MDLEGVISNNPVKKDSWKTVLTLAFQSLGVVYGDLSTSPLYVYKSAFAEDIQHSETNEEIYGVLSFVFWTLTLIPLVKYVFIVLRADDNGEGGTFALYSLLCRHARVGSLPNCQLADEELSEYNKDVIFSNNKSLAGSRLKSTLEKHKLLQKVLLILALIGTCMVIGDGVLTPAISVFSAVSGLELSMSKEQHQYVEVPVACAILVFLFALQHYGTHRVGFLFAPVVITWLLCISAIGVYNIFYWNPHVYEALSPHYMYKFLKKTQKGGWMSLGGILLCITGSEAMFADLGHFSQLSIKIAFTFVVYPSLILAYMGQAAYLSKHHSIKSYYWIGFYVSVPEKIRWPVLAIAILAAVVGSQAIITGTFSIIKQCSALGCFPKVRIIHTSSKIHGQIYIPEINWTLMFLCLAVTVGFRDTKHMGNASGLAVITVMLVTTCLMSLVIVLCWHKSIFLAVCFIFFFGSIEALYFSASLIKFLEGAWVPVALSLIFLIVMYIWHYGTLKKYEFDVQNKVSINWLLSLGPSLGIVRVRGIGLIHTELVSGIPAIFSHFVTNLPAFHQVVVFLCIKSVPVPHVRPDERFLVGRVGPKEYRLYRCIARYGYRDVQKDDLEFEKDLICSIAEFIRSERRESNLGIEYLETEEKMTVVGTTSSNLDSVKMCEDDDDVSEIVGCSEMRELKHTEKATKRVTFLVPECPQIDLGAQEELQELMDAREAGMAFILGHCYVKAKSGSSLMKKLVINLGYDFLRRNSRGPTYALGIPRASTLEVGMIYLV; translated from the exons ATGGATCTTGAAGGTGTCATCAGTAATAATCCAGTCAAG AAAGATTCATGGAAGACAGTGTTAACTTTGGCGTTTCAGAGTTTAGGTGTTGTGTATGGGGATTTAAGTACTTCTCCTTTATATGTTTACAAAAGCGCTTTTGCTGAGGATATACAACATTCAGAGACTAATGAGGAGATTTATGGGGTGTTATCTTTTGTGTTTTGGACTTTAACATTGATACCACTGGTGAAATACGTGTTTATTGTGCTTAGAGCTGATGATAACGGTGAAGGTGGCACATTTGCTCTTTATTCATTGCTGTGTAGGCATGCCAGAGTTGGTTCCTTGCCCAATTGTCAGTTGGCAGATGAAGAGTTATCAGAGTACAATAAAGACGTGATCTTTTCAAATAATAAGAGCCTTGCTGGGTCTCGCTTGAAATCCACTTTGGAGAAGCATAAGTTATTGCAAAAAGTGTTGCTTATTTTGGCTTTGATTGGAACTTGTATGGTCATTGGAGATGGGGTTCTTACACCTGCAATTTCTG TTTTCTCTGCTGTATCCGGCTTGGAACTTTCCATGTCAAAGGAACAACACCAAT ATGTTGAAGTCCCTGTTGCTTGTGCAATACTGGTGTTTCTGTTTGCCCTTCAACATTATGGGACTCATCGAGTGGGATTTTTATTTGCCCCTGTTGTGATTACATGGCTTCTATGCATCAGTGCAATCGGTGTCTACAACATTTTCTACTGGAATCCCCATGTATACGAGGCACTCTCCCCAcattatatgtacaaattttTGAAGAAGACTCAGAAGGGAGGTTGGATGTCCTTGGGTGGGATTCTGTTGTGTATAACAG gTTCAGAAGCTATGTTTGCTGATCTTGGGCACTTCTCACAGTTGTCAATTAAG ATTGCTTTCACGTTTGTGGTTTACCCATCTTTAATCTTAGCATATATGGGCCAAGCAGCTTATCTTTCCAAGCATCATTCTATTAAGAGTTATTACTGGATCGGATTCTATGTATCTGTACCTG agAAAATAAGATGGCCTGTTCTGGCTATAGCCATTCTTGCAGCAGTTGTGGGAAGTCAAGCCATCATCACTGGAACTTTCTCAATAATCAAGCAATGCTCCGCTTTGGGTTGTTTCCCCAAGGTCAGAATTATCCACACATCTTCCAAAATACATGGCCAGATTTACATTCCGGAGATCAACTGGACTTTAATGTTTTTATGCTTGGCTGTTACTGTTGGTTTTAGAGACACAAAACACATGGGGAATGCATCAG GTTTGGCTGTTATAACTGTAATGCTGGTGACCACCTGCCTGATGTCTCTAGTTATTGTTCTATGCTGGCACAAAAGTATCTTCCTGGCTGTCTGCTTTATATTCTTCTTTGGCTCCATCGAAGCACTCTACTTCTCAGCATCTCTCATTAAGTTCCTCGAAGGGGCTTGGGTTCCCGTTGCCCTCTCATTGATCTTCTTAATTGTTATGTACATTTGGCACTATGGAACACTCAAGAAATATGAATTCGATGTTCAAAATAAGGTCTCCATCAACTGGCTTCTGAGTTTAGGTCCTAGTCTTGGAATTGTTAGGGTTCGAGGGATTGGCCTTATACACACTGAGTTAGTTTCTGGAATCCCAGCTATTTTCTCTCACTTTGTCACTAACCTTCCAGCTTTCCACCAGGTTGTAGTCTTTCTCTGCATCAAATCAGTTCCGGTGCCGCATGTCAGACCTGATGAAAGGTTCTTAGTGGGAAGAGTTGGTCCAAAGGAGTACCGGCTGTATAGATGCATAGCACGATATGGGTACCGTGATGTCCAGAAGGATGACTTGGAGTTTGAGAAGGACCTTATTTGTAGCATTGCAGAATTTATTCGGTCAGAGAGGCGAGAAAGCAATCTAGGAATAGAATATCTGGAAACTGAAGAAAAAATGACTGTTGTTGGGACTACTTCCTCAAATTTAGACAGTGTAAAAATGTGTGAAGATGATGACGATGTTTCTGAAATTGTAGGCTGTTCCGAGATGAGGGAGCTAAAACACACTGAGAAAGCAACAAAAAGAGTAACGTTTCTCGTGCCAGAGTGTCCACAAATTGATCTGGGCGCACAAGAGGAGCTGCAGGAACTGATGGACGCGAGGGAGGCAGGAATGGCATTCATACTAGGACATTGCTATGTTAAAGCAAAGTCAGGATCAAGTCTGATGAAGAAACTTGTGATAAATTTGGGGTATGATTTCCTGAGAAGAAACTCCCGGGGACCGACTTATGCTCTAGGAATTCCCCGGGCATCGACTCTCGAGGTTGGGATGATTTACCTTGTTTAA